The Lysinibacillus pakistanensis genome includes a window with the following:
- a CDS encoding IS1182 family transposase produces MYVTYSRREIEENRKFYEMMYDPSHQLVKMDQVMDWNFVSKQLEVFYPYSIGRPTKDPIMLVKILLIQYLEGFRSVRFTCKQVKQHATYRWFLGISPTEKIPDHSTISKFLSQRLQGVAFWEELFQHCLLSIHDEGFIANETWVADETELKANANKRVRNVQIEEKIIEEKEDDLTLINEHRARHGKKLLMTKEPKVEEKRTNSSPVDPEARLSVKHDERGRFAYFEHRIVDSLHNFIIATDVTAANVPGHRKLVGQVDQLKQLFGQYAKEIALDSGYYNAPLARRLFERKFFVYMSYRRFATKDHPNCRRYQFKQVNENLYACPCGVPFYYKTTNRQGYHEFKPPKGSCQFCPFVKRENEDRVLRISIHQEIYNQLRGQRLSYRGKILRSVRPATVELSFAHSKELHGLRYARYRGVQKVKRQVLMTAIIQNLKKWTKLRSLKQIGLHLTHEIIEESV; encoded by the coding sequence ATGTACGTTACTTACTCCAGAAGAGAGATTGAAGAGAATCGAAAGTTCTACGAGATGATGTACGACCCCTCGCATCAGTTAGTGAAGATGGATCAAGTGATGGACTGGAATTTTGTATCGAAACAATTGGAAGTTTTTTATCCATACAGTATTGGTCGCCCAACAAAAGATCCGATCATGTTGGTGAAAATCTTATTGATTCAGTATTTAGAAGGCTTTCGTTCAGTTCGTTTTACGTGTAAGCAAGTGAAGCAACACGCAACGTATCGCTGGTTTTTAGGCATTTCTCCTACAGAAAAAATTCCAGATCACTCAACCATCTCTAAGTTTCTTTCGCAACGTCTGCAGGGTGTGGCGTTTTGGGAGGAACTTTTTCAACATTGTCTTCTTTCCATTCACGATGAAGGATTTATTGCGAACGAAACATGGGTGGCAGATGAAACGGAATTAAAAGCGAATGCCAATAAACGGGTGCGTAACGTACAGATTGAAGAGAAAATCATAGAAGAAAAAGAGGATGATTTAACGCTTATTAATGAACACCGTGCGCGTCATGGGAAGAAACTTCTTATGACAAAAGAGCCAAAGGTAGAAGAAAAGCGAACAAATAGTAGCCCTGTGGATCCGGAAGCACGTTTGTCTGTTAAACATGATGAACGTGGGCGCTTTGCGTATTTTGAGCACCGTATTGTGGATTCGTTACATAACTTTATCATTGCGACAGATGTCACAGCTGCGAATGTACCAGGGCATCGTAAATTAGTAGGACAAGTGGATCAATTAAAGCAATTATTTGGGCAATACGCGAAGGAAATAGCGCTCGACTCAGGTTACTACAATGCCCCTCTTGCCCGAAGATTGTTTGAAAGGAAATTCTTCGTTTATATGTCTTATCGACGATTCGCAACGAAGGACCACCCGAATTGTCGCCGTTATCAGTTTAAACAGGTGAATGAGAATCTCTATGCCTGTCCATGTGGTGTACCATTTTATTATAAAACAACGAATCGACAGGGCTATCACGAATTCAAACCACCAAAAGGAAGTTGTCAATTCTGCCCTTTTGTAAAAAGGGAAAACGAAGACCGTGTGTTACGAATTTCGATTCACCAAGAAATTTATAATCAATTACGAGGGCAACGCTTGTCGTATCGGGGGAAAATCCTTCGTTCTGTACGTCCAGCCACTGTCGAACTTAGCTTCGCACATAGTAAAGAACTCCACGGTTTACGCTATGCGCGTTACCGTGGAGTCCAAAAAGTAAAAAGACAAGTTTTGATGACAGCCATCATACAAAACTTGAAAAAGTGGACCAAACTCCGCTCACTCAAGCAAATTGGTCTACACCTAACACATGAAATTATAGAAGAATCTGTTTAA
- a CDS encoding bile acid:sodium symporter family protein — translation MLHRFNQYLQKWMPILTPLSLIIGVLFENIGHQLLFLVPWIFAFMTFAGSLSMNIEGMKSLKKYPTVIFIAIAFLHILMPIWTYIVSTIIFHEHFLTIGFVLAVAIPTGVTSFIWVSMCRGHLALCLAIILIDTVLSPIVIPALLHIVVGQSIEIDTAGLMLDLLWMIVVPSLAGVVCNELTKGKIAVTLGKKLAPFSKLCLFSIVMINSSVIAPYMKTISWELFSIILVVFLLAVSGYVLCLVLGHYLWKDSSIITMFVFTGGMRNIAVGVVIATTYFPAKTVMPVVFGMLFQQVLASFFSRVMERYQLKYGGTKCKKHLLSQEG, via the coding sequence ATGCTACATCGATTCAATCAATACCTACAAAAATGGATGCCTATTTTAACGCCACTTAGCTTAATCATAGGCGTGCTATTTGAAAATATTGGGCACCAGCTGTTATTTTTAGTGCCATGGATATTTGCCTTTATGACATTTGCGGGTAGCTTAAGTATGAATATAGAAGGGATGAAAAGCTTAAAAAAGTATCCAACAGTCATTTTTATAGCCATTGCCTTTCTACACATACTCATGCCAATTTGGACTTACATTGTATCCACAATCATCTTTCATGAGCATTTCCTAACAATTGGCTTTGTCTTAGCGGTTGCGATTCCAACAGGGGTTACAAGCTTTATTTGGGTGAGCATGTGTAGAGGGCATCTTGCGTTATGTCTTGCTATTATTTTAATTGATACAGTTCTATCACCTATCGTCATTCCTGCATTATTACATATTGTTGTGGGGCAATCAATTGAAATAGATACTGCTGGATTGATGTTAGATTTACTTTGGATGATTGTTGTACCATCCCTTGCTGGTGTTGTGTGTAATGAGTTAACGAAAGGGAAAATTGCTGTGACACTAGGGAAAAAATTAGCCCCTTTTTCGAAATTGTGCTTATTTAGCATTGTTATGATTAATAGTAGCGTGATTGCACCTTATATGAAAACAATTAGTTGGGAGCTTTTTAGTATCATTTTGGTCGTCTTTTTACTAGCAGTTTCGGGATATGTCCTATGTTTAGTACTAGGACATTATCTTTGGAAAGATAGTAGTATAATCACGATGTTTGTTTTCACAGGTGGGATGCGTAATATTGCTGTTGGGGTTGTGATTGCTACCACCTATTTTCCAGCTAAAACGGTTATGCCCGTTGTATTTGGAATGCTCTTCCAACAAGTGTTAGCATCATTCTTTAGTCGTGTCATGGAAAGATATCAATTAAAATACGGGGGAACAAAATGCAAAAAACACTTGCTATCCCAAGAAGGGTAG
- a CDS encoding S-layer homology domain-containing protein, producing MKKLVYTLLFSLLVIASGDKVQAAGFKDVPEDHFAYDAILWAEEYDIVNGYSDGTFKPNETITEQQFAKLLSNFYELEIPYDELKKQTPTANWSDEYYNRLASYGVPLNGYLDNNIRAASIKRGVVAQAITHLAKGKSGLDQSIQFLLDYYISTGQNPQYENRNLQKFFGVTNKLTRAQVVIILHRMDERNFYEISQDAQAIYENTSNASLNVRAKNGQNQLDPTMRLTTPTKSAWEGTYFYSYKWGKGATDFNRREAIISNATSNSFNIFITANDGTAAGSVDGTATITTSNKAVMNKSSAGNRCVIEFERLTNALKITEVDCRAAHDEDTNFSGTLKKQ from the coding sequence ATGAAAAAATTAGTGTATACCTTACTATTTTCACTTCTTGTTATTGCAAGTGGGGACAAGGTACAGGCTGCAGGCTTTAAAGATGTGCCTGAGGATCATTTTGCCTATGATGCTATTTTATGGGCTGAGGAATACGATATTGTAAATGGCTATTCAGATGGCACTTTTAAGCCTAATGAAACGATTACTGAGCAACAATTCGCCAAATTATTGTCTAATTTTTATGAACTAGAAATACCCTATGATGAATTAAAAAAACAAACCCCTACTGCCAACTGGTCAGATGAATATTACAACCGTCTGGCAAGCTATGGTGTGCCATTAAACGGCTATTTAGATAATAATATTCGGGCAGCTTCCATCAAGCGGGGCGTGGTTGCTCAAGCGATTACACATTTGGCTAAAGGCAAAAGTGGATTAGATCAATCCATCCAGTTTTTACTTGATTATTACATTTCTACTGGTCAAAATCCACAGTATGAAAATCGTAATTTACAAAAGTTTTTCGGCGTAACAAATAAATTAACACGTGCTCAAGTCGTGATAATACTTCATCGAATGGATGAAAGAAATTTTTATGAAATTTCTCAGGATGCACAAGCTATTTATGAAAATACTAGTAATGCTTCGTTAAATGTACGTGCTAAAAACGGTCAAAATCAGCTTGATCCAACAATGCGTCTTACAACACCTACGAAAAGCGCCTGGGAAGGTACCTATTTCTATAGCTATAAATGGGGAAAAGGTGCGACTGATTTTAACCGCCGTGAAGCCATTATTTCCAATGCAACAAGCAACAGCTTTAATATTTTCATCACTGCGAATGATGGAACTGCTGCCGGAAGTGTCGATGGAACCGCGACAATTACTACAAGTAATAAAGCAGTAATGAACAAATCATCTGCTGGCAATCGCTGTGTTATTGAATTTGAGAGACTTACTAACGCCTTAAAAATAACCGAAGTGGATTGTCGGGCAGCACATGATGAAGACACTAATTTTTCTGGAACTTTAAAAAAGCAGTAA
- a CDS encoding LysR family transcriptional regulator — MDLKQLQTFLTAAETLSFTQTAQLLDYAQSSITAQIKSLEEELGVILFERLGKRVTLTDEGKRLQQYAQKMLELNSEMKKAVSNEQAQVVLKIGAQESQCVYRLPSILQQYQKAYPQIKIIFKPVHTTEIAKDLLQSGNLDVAFISDAYKETPMLYRERLIQEQIIFVSAPTSIKSHTLSAHQLSAETMLLTENGCSYRNQLEAQLQQEGVLPLQIIEFASIEAIKQCVMAGLGITFLPKMVVEKELEDGQFIELQSSFNIKPIYTDIAWHKDKHIQPYLSDFIEIARNWYRTL; from the coding sequence ATGGATTTAAAACAGCTACAAACGTTTTTAACCGCTGCAGAAACATTAAGTTTTACACAGACAGCACAGTTACTTGATTATGCTCAGTCTAGTATTACAGCACAAATTAAATCACTTGAAGAGGAGCTCGGGGTAATTCTTTTTGAGAGGCTTGGCAAGCGTGTCACTCTTACGGATGAGGGCAAGCGATTACAACAGTATGCCCAAAAAATGCTGGAGTTAAATAGCGAAATGAAAAAGGCAGTGTCCAATGAACAAGCACAAGTGGTGTTAAAAATTGGCGCACAGGAAAGTCAGTGTGTTTACCGTCTTCCAAGTATTTTGCAACAATATCAGAAAGCCTATCCACAAATAAAAATCATTTTTAAGCCGGTCCATACAACTGAAATTGCCAAAGATCTATTGCAGTCTGGAAATCTCGATGTAGCCTTTATTTCTGATGCTTATAAGGAAACACCTATGTTGTATCGTGAGCGACTTATCCAGGAACAAATAATCTTTGTAAGTGCCCCAACTAGCATAAAAAGCCATACACTATCAGCGCATCAATTATCAGCAGAGACAATGCTTCTAACTGAAAATGGGTGCTCTTATCGCAATCAATTAGAAGCACAACTACAGCAAGAGGGGGTGCTGCCATTACAAATTATTGAATTTGCAAGTATTGAAGCTATTAAACAATGTGTGATGGCAGGATTAGGTATTACATTTTTACCCAAAATGGTAGTGGAGAAAGAACTAGAGGATGGACAGTTCATCGAATTACAATCTTCGTTCAATATCAAGCCTATTTACACGGATATTGCTTGGCATAAAGATAAGCATATTCAGCCGTACCTTAGTGATTTCATAGAGATTGCAAGGAATTGGTATCGAACATTGTAA
- a CDS encoding flavodoxin family protein yields the protein MNITAFIGSSRIASNSEQLADYVLADIPHQKIDLKNITIKPIHDLRHDDNGFQFVDDDYDQIIQAFLTSDIVIFATPIYWYSMSGIMKNMIDRLSHAIRDERFPQLKEKLQTTEAIVLAVGGDAPNIKGLPMIQQFHYIFDFLKMPFSSYIIGNGNKPGEIANDSQALAQAKILNQKLKNRAL from the coding sequence ATGAACATTACTGCTTTTATCGGGAGCTCCAGAATCGCTAGTAATAGTGAACAGCTAGCTGATTATGTATTAGCAGATATTCCACATCAAAAAATAGATTTAAAAAATATAACGATTAAGCCTATTCACGATTTACGTCATGACGACAACGGCTTTCAGTTTGTAGATGATGATTATGATCAAATTATTCAAGCATTTCTTACTAGTGATATTGTGATTTTCGCAACACCAATTTATTGGTACAGCATGTCAGGTATCATGAAAAATATGATAGATCGCTTAAGCCATGCCATTCGTGATGAACGTTTCCCACAGCTCAAGGAAAAGCTTCAGACGACAGAGGCAATCGTCCTTGCCGTTGGTGGCGATGCTCCCAATATTAAGGGACTTCCGATGATTCAGCAATTCCATTATATTTTCGATTTCCTGAAAATGCCTTTTTCCTCCTATATTATCGGAAATGGCAATAAGCCTGGAGAAATCGCAAACGATTCACAGGCTTTAGCCCAAGCAAAAATATTGAATCAGAAGTTAAAAAATCGTGCTTTATAA
- a CDS encoding alpha/beta hydrolase family protein: MRLFEGILIVVHIIWLFSFLFRFDAKIKRIINVITLIFLVVHLGFEGYRWQMGLTYILFILLTAFTIKPFYEEKVTLVSVNNKRKVKKLLYIFFILIYMFSSLGLVTIMPVFQLPKPTGPFEVGMNSRHLIDDSRHDSKQKARELMIQIWYPAELEDNSKDIQYESFPYEEWSGTLEFIFSVPRYLFEYLKYGQTNSIKDIAVSNKEDKYPVLLFSHGFGSTRMQSISQMEELASHGYIVVSVDHTNDAAYTKFPDGQEVTNQADAYSYSYNIEDEKDVKTRSKDMSYVLNQLTMLNGNDPKSLLTGKMDMDKIGIFGHSYGGSTAAQALLDDSRISAGINIDGPLHEPVASSGFEQPFMFILDEDYLYLSDEEIQYTNITLEEFRKYHDKIKDLADFHYKEGIKGDTFMLTFIAGDHYTFTDFPYLSPLLSWNIDVNQFHQVMNGYILAFFDHYVKDKAPDPLLMKEEKEDKFYYFNTNMKHH, from the coding sequence TTGAGGTTGTTTGAAGGGATCTTAATTGTAGTTCATATTATTTGGCTTTTTTCTTTTTTATTTAGATTCGATGCAAAAATAAAAAGGATAATTAATGTTATCACACTAATTTTTTTGGTTGTCCATTTGGGGTTTGAAGGTTACAGATGGCAAATGGGATTAACCTATATATTATTTATTCTTTTAACTGCTTTCACCATAAAGCCATTTTACGAAGAAAAAGTTACACTTGTAAGCGTGAATAATAAACGGAAGGTCAAAAAGCTTTTATACATATTTTTTATTCTTATTTATATGTTCAGTAGCCTTGGTTTAGTCACTATCATGCCTGTATTTCAACTTCCAAAGCCTACAGGTCCTTTTGAAGTTGGTATGAATTCAAGGCATTTAATAGATGACTCCAGACATGACTCGAAACAAAAAGCTCGGGAATTAATGATACAAATATGGTATCCAGCTGAGTTGGAAGATAATTCAAAGGATATTCAATATGAATCCTTTCCTTACGAAGAATGGTCGGGCACGCTGGAATTTATTTTTTCAGTGCCACGTTATCTATTTGAGTATTTAAAATACGGTCAAACTAATAGTATAAAAGATATAGCAGTATCCAATAAAGAAGATAAATATCCCGTTCTTTTATTTTCTCACGGATTTGGTAGTACTAGAATGCAAAGTATTTCCCAAATGGAGGAATTGGCAAGTCATGGCTATATTGTTGTCAGCGTTGACCATACGAATGATGCAGCCTATACAAAATTCCCAGATGGACAGGAAGTTACGAATCAAGCAGACGCATATTCTTATTCATATAATATTGAAGATGAGAAAGATGTAAAAACGAGATCAAAAGATATGAGCTATGTACTAAATCAATTAACAATGTTAAACGGTAATGACCCTAAAAGCTTGCTTACTGGAAAGATGGATATGGACAAAATCGGAATATTTGGTCATTCATATGGAGGTTCAACAGCTGCCCAAGCATTGTTGGATGATAGCAGAATTTCGGCAGGAATCAACATAGATGGACCATTGCATGAACCAGTGGCTAGCTCAGGATTTGAACAACCATTTATGTTTATTTTAGATGAAGATTATCTTTACTTATCAGACGAAGAAATTCAATACACGAATATCACCCTGGAGGAATTTCGAAAATATCATGATAAAATCAAGGATCTTGCAGATTTTCACTATAAAGAGGGAATAAAGGGAGATACTTTTATGCTTACTTTTATAGCAGGAGATCATTATACCTTTACGGATTTCCCTTATCTCTCTCCATTGTTGTCATGGAATATTGACGTTAATCAATTTCATCAAGTAATGAATGGGTATATTTTGGCTTTCTTTGATCACTATGTGAAAGATAAAGCTCCTGATCCATTACTAATGAAAGAGGAAAAAGAAGATAAGTTTTATTATTTTAACACTAATATGAAACATCATTGA
- a CDS encoding pyridoxamine 5'-phosphate oxidase family protein: protein MTSVREEILEVLNREKIGTMATVENGKPYSRYMTFQHEDFVLYTVTNKHSEKMEELRKNPYTHILYGYENGGFGDTYVEIEGKLTEVHEEGIKNKIAEFFTSIFVGNQDEMVTLKIEPIRMRLMNKKGQPPKELEFTNDHE, encoded by the coding sequence ATGACTTCTGTACGTGAAGAAATTTTAGAAGTTTTGAATCGTGAAAAAATAGGAACAATGGCAACGGTGGAAAATGGTAAACCTTACTCGCGCTACATGACGTTTCAACATGAAGATTTTGTGTTATATACGGTGACAAATAAACATTCTGAGAAAATGGAAGAGCTTCGCAAAAATCCATATACCCATATATTATATGGCTACGAAAATGGAGGCTTTGGTGATACGTATGTTGAAATAGAGGGTAAACTCACAGAAGTACACGAGGAAGGCATTAAAAATAAAATAGCAGAATTTTTTACAAGTATTTTTGTTGGCAATCAAGACGAAATGGTAACACTTAAAATCGAACCTATTCGCATGCGCTTAATGAATAAAAAAGGGCAGCCTCCAAAAGAGCTAGAATTTACAAACGACCATGAATAA
- a CDS encoding YczE/YyaS/YitT family protein, with amino-acid sequence MKQAFFMRCLFFITGIIVLSFGITLTIKGQLFGVGSWDVLHIGLTKSIGLSIGTWSILLGLAILAFDMAITKKFPLPGTFIDMFLAGIFIDIFNYWLPDIDGFWMQLISYLTGLVLLGWGCGMYMVANLGIGPRDTLMLLMVHKLGWSVTRSRTTMEVTVAVIGFLLGGPIGIGTLLMAFGLGPIVQFALTFNEKLFMRWTGVKSAVV; translated from the coding sequence ATGAAACAAGCTTTTTTTATGCGCTGTTTGTTTTTCATAACAGGCATTATTGTGCTTTCTTTTGGTATTACACTAACTATTAAAGGTCAACTCTTTGGTGTTGGCTCTTGGGATGTACTACACATCGGCTTAACAAAATCAATTGGGTTATCGATTGGCACTTGGTCCATCTTACTAGGACTTGCAATCTTAGCCTTTGATATGGCTATTACGAAAAAATTCCCATTACCAGGGACCTTTATCGATATGTTTTTAGCAGGCATTTTTATCGATATTTTTAACTACTGGCTGCCTGACATCGATGGTTTTTGGATGCAGCTCATTTCCTATCTAACAGGACTAGTCTTATTGGGCTGGGGCTGTGGTATGTATATGGTAGCAAATTTAGGCATTGGCCCTCGGGATACGCTCATGTTACTTATGGTTCATAAACTAGGCTGGAGTGTCACACGCTCCCGAACAACTATGGAAGTAACGGTTGCTGTGATTGGCTTTTTACTAGGTGGTCCCATTGGTATTGGTACTCTACTGATGGCTTTTGGACTCGGACCAATCGTACAATTTGCTTTAACTTTTAATGAAAAATTATTTATGAGATGGACTGGCGTGAAAAGCGCCGTAGTATAA
- a CDS encoding PadR family transcriptional regulator produces MHYILLALREPLHGYAMMQKIEEMSAGSVRIAAGTMYGAIENLLKYHWISPVETQDTRRKVYRTTAEGLKILAAEQQRLQRILSLYEGADENEKV; encoded by the coding sequence ATGCATTACATTCTACTCGCCTTACGTGAACCATTACATGGCTATGCAATGATGCAAAAAATCGAGGAAATGAGCGCTGGGAGTGTAAGAATTGCTGCTGGCACTATGTATGGAGCAATTGAAAATCTATTGAAATATCATTGGATTTCTCCTGTCGAGACACAGGACACGAGACGTAAGGTTTACCGAACAACGGCCGAGGGGCTAAAAATATTAGCAGCCGAGCAACAAAGATTACAGCGAATTTTATCTTTATATGAGGGGGCTGATGAAAATGAAAAAGTTTAA
- a CDS encoding DUF2812 domain-containing protein — protein MKKFKIFFDIDKEEQWLNDMLSKGWVCTKINSTGFYTFKNTTDLEQVIRIDCQQDLRKEDRTNYKQLYEDFGWQALKEKSYDGTFYWVKRKDGNDQLFSDNDSQIAKYKRLMKHSSNWAILTFIWFMIFYNNGNFSKFLHIKDAYFTPGLWDKEGFAFLFAFLFETPFALMRFIPPWLFLVAFAIYLVMYFRYRKSIQQFIQ, from the coding sequence ATGAAAAAGTTTAAAATCTTTTTTGATATCGATAAAGAAGAACAATGGTTAAATGATATGCTGTCCAAAGGATGGGTTTGTACAAAAATAAATTCTACTGGTTTTTATACATTTAAAAATACGACTGATCTTGAGCAGGTTATCCGTATTGATTGTCAGCAAGATCTTCGGAAAGAAGACCGAACAAACTATAAACAGTTATATGAGGATTTTGGATGGCAAGCATTAAAAGAAAAATCATATGATGGTACTTTTTATTGGGTAAAAAGAAAAGATGGTAATGATCAATTATTTTCTGATAATGATTCCCAAATCGCAAAATATAAACGATTAATGAAGCATTCCAGCAATTGGGCGATACTCACTTTTATATGGTTTATGATTTTTTATAACAATGGCAACTTTTCTAAGTTTCTCCATATAAAAGATGCTTATTTTACGCCAGGTTTATGGGATAAAGAAGGTTTTGCTTTCCTTTTTGCTTTTTTATTTGAAACACCCTTTGCCCTTATGCGTTTTATCCCTCCATGGCTATTTTTAGTAGCCTTTGCTATTTACCTAGTCATGTATTTCCGTTATCGTAAATCTATACAGCAGTTTATTCAATAA
- a CDS encoding 50S ribosomal protein L25/general stress protein Ctc — MTTVLTANKREKGSRSSLTQLRQNGAIPGVVYGYQMEPTTITVDARAFAKILATFGNKSVFHLDMDGRQINAVLTEVQRCALKGNVKHVDFKSINMSEELEVDIPVTVVGHAAGVADGGFLLQPNREVRIKVKPIEIPESIEVDVTNLAIGTSLYVGDIRQQFSFDILQEDDYTLVTITPPAAENEQEDDTVDDTPEVIEATGQNTAEPRE, encoded by the coding sequence ATGACTACGGTTTTAACAGCAAATAAACGTGAAAAAGGAAGTCGCTCATCTTTAACGCAGCTGAGACAGAACGGTGCTATTCCAGGTGTAGTCTATGGCTATCAAATGGAGCCAACAACCATCACTGTGGATGCTAGAGCATTTGCCAAAATACTAGCTACGTTCGGAAATAAAAGTGTCTTTCATTTAGATATGGATGGCAGGCAGATTAATGCGGTATTAACGGAAGTGCAACGCTGTGCGCTTAAAGGCAATGTAAAACATGTGGATTTTAAATCGATCAATATGTCTGAGGAGCTTGAGGTAGATATTCCAGTGACAGTGGTTGGACATGCCGCAGGAGTTGCTGATGGAGGATTTCTTTTACAGCCTAATCGTGAGGTACGTATAAAGGTGAAGCCAATAGAAATTCCTGAATCGATAGAGGTAGATGTCACTAATTTAGCGATTGGGACTTCTCTCTATGTTGGAGATATCCGTCAGCAGTTTTCTTTTGATATCTTACAGGAGGATGATTATACATTAGTGACAATCACACCGCCTGCTGCTGAAAATGAACAAGAAGATGATACAGTGGATGATACACCTGAAGTGATAGAAGCGACAGGACAAAATACTGCTGAACCAAGAGAATAG
- a CDS encoding S-layer homology domain-containing protein: MKGKIRTGVLVGILSISLVTPLQAHAYQEPTDYVHMKTSNMIVYSAYGAKINASEKGDTFSIKATIVNNRQPLEIEIFKNGKDGILKQVAKKGVMEPVAYRDLGDRVIATIHNSAELKFVNPPPIYFRDTDNSVYSSYISTLAERGIVQGRTADYFGVNDSLTRAQFSALLARAFSFQPVQATQFKDINAKKSWYGGYVGALHSLGIIKGKSQNLFDPNGKITRQQAILMLGRTLDAVDFVQEEFVSLPYQDSFDLQEEALHHTQTLYAIGALNDNMNLLPNQMISRGEFAKMLAVSLEAAGRL; the protein is encoded by the coding sequence ATGAAAGGAAAAATTAGAACAGGAGTACTAGTAGGAATACTAAGTATTTCATTGGTAACTCCTTTGCAAGCACATGCCTATCAAGAGCCCACTGATTATGTACATATGAAAACATCTAATATGATCGTTTACTCTGCCTATGGTGCCAAAATTAATGCCTCTGAAAAGGGCGATACGTTTAGTATTAAAGCCACTATTGTCAATAACCGCCAGCCTCTAGAAATTGAAATTTTCAAGAATGGAAAGGATGGAATTTTAAAACAAGTGGCTAAAAAAGGGGTAATGGAGCCTGTTGCTTATCGAGACTTAGGAGATCGCGTAATTGCCACAATTCATAATAGTGCGGAATTAAAATTTGTAAATCCACCGCCAATTTATTTTCGAGATACAGATAATTCGGTGTATAGTTCGTATATTTCTACATTAGCTGAACGGGGTATTGTTCAAGGCAGAACAGCAGATTATTTTGGCGTTAATGATTCTTTAACGCGTGCACAATTTAGTGCATTACTAGCTCGTGCATTCAGTTTTCAGCCAGTTCAAGCAACCCAATTTAAAGATATAAATGCCAAGAAATCCTGGTATGGGGGCTATGTTGGAGCATTACATTCTTTAGGAATTATCAAAGGAAAATCTCAGAATTTATTTGACCCTAATGGGAAAATTACACGACAACAGGCAATATTAATGCTTGGCCGAACTTTGGATGCGGTAGATTTTGTTCAAGAAGAATTTGTGTCTTTACCTTATCAAGATAGCTTCGATCTACAGGAGGAAGCTTTGCACCATACGCAAACCTTATATGCAATCGGAGCTTTAAATGACAATATGAATTTATTACCAAATCAGATGATTTCACGAGGTGAGTTTGCTAAAATGCTAGCGGTATCATTAGAAGCTGCTGGAAGGTTGTAA
- a CDS encoding YjjG family noncanonical pyrimidine nucleotidase, protein MTKYETLLFDVDDTLLDFDIAENVALDHLFKQENIAATPTLFARYKEINESMWRAFERGEVAKDTLHNTRFSIALKEFGYDVDGSYFEAIFQKYLKEAHHYVDGAYEVIEQLANHYDLYVVSNGKTDTQNKRLQDAQLAQFFKGIFISEQTGFQKPMPAFFDYVFERIDGLQKSKTLIIGDSLTSDIKGGLQAGIDTCWFNIRHIDNTSTIQPHYEIKQLHELHVLLDNKITLL, encoded by the coding sequence ATGACAAAGTATGAAACTTTATTGTTTGATGTAGATGACACCTTATTAGATTTTGATATTGCTGAAAATGTAGCACTTGATCATCTATTTAAGCAGGAAAATATCGCAGCAACTCCAACATTGTTTGCACGGTATAAAGAAATAAATGAATCTATGTGGCGTGCTTTTGAACGCGGTGAGGTGGCTAAAGATACACTCCACAATACACGATTTTCCATTGCATTAAAGGAATTCGGCTATGATGTTGATGGAAGCTATTTTGAAGCAATCTTTCAAAAATATTTGAAGGAGGCACATCATTATGTTGACGGTGCCTATGAAGTCATTGAGCAGCTAGCTAATCATTATGATTTATATGTTGTTTCTAATGGTAAAACAGACACTCAAAATAAACGATTACAGGATGCACAACTTGCTCAATTTTTTAAAGGTATCTTTATTTCAGAGCAAACTGGCTTTCAGAAACCTATGCCAGCCTTTTTTGACTACGTTTTTGAACGCATTGATGGATTACAAAAGAGTAAAACATTAATCATTGGGGATTCATTAACATCTGATATTAAAGGAGGATTACAAGCAGGCATTGATACATGCTGGTTTAATATACGTCATATTGACAATACAAGTACAATTCAACCGCATTATGAAATAAAACAGCTACACGAGCTACATGTTCTATTAGATAACAAAATAACTCTTTTATAG